The following coding sequences lie in one Epinephelus moara isolate mb chromosome 17, YSFRI_EMoa_1.0, whole genome shotgun sequence genomic window:
- the cited1 gene encoding cbp/p300-interacting transactivator 1 produces MTSLLFPGNAHAAMKDLSSSSSPLSSLLHYPSSKTSVVPFSPSAGAASSPGSSLTSAPLSKPQPFCLQTGPHLIASMQLQKLNSHYQNLAGASAGHPAPGGTQRGFGASPLGTGNQLLGPTGGLAGGGMGVGISMGNQSSGAGGIIDFDPVDEEVLMSLVVELGLDRANELPELWLGQNEFDFMSDVPAGC; encoded by the coding sequence ATGACCTCATTGCTGTTTCCTGGCAACGCCCACGCTGCGATGAAGgacctctcttcctcctcctctcctctcagctcCCTGCTCCACTACCCGTCCTCCAAAACCTCCGTTGTGCCGTTCTCCCCGTCCGCCGGCGCCGCCTCCTCGCCCGGGTCATCGCTAACATCAGCTCCGCTCTCCAAACCTCAGCCCTTCTGCCTCCAGACAGGGCCGCACCTCATCGCCAGCATGCAGCTGCAGAAGCTCAACTCGCACTACCAGAACCTCGCTGGTGCTTCTGCCGGACACCCAGCACCTGGTGGCACTCAAAGGGGCTTTGGTGCTTCTCCTCTGGGCACAGGAAACCAGCTTCTGGGGCCGACTGGAGGCCTTGCTGGGGGTGGGATGGGTGTGGGAATCAGCATGGGGAACCAAAGCTCCGGTGCAGGTGGAATTATCGACTTTGACCCCGTGGACGAGGAGGTTCTCATGTCACTGGTGGTGGAGCTCGGTTTGGACCGAGCCAATGAGCTACCCGAGCTTTGGCTGGGTCAGAACGAGTTTGACTTTATGTCAGATGTGCCGGCCGGATGCTGA